GTCGAGCGCCGCTCCTGTGGGGATGTCTTTCTCCGCCATTTTGCAGGCTGCCCAGAAGACGCCGTGGTTCCGCTCGCCCTCTTGGAGGCGGGATACCCAACTCGCCAATCGCGTGAGATCAGCGGGTGCCATATCTGTGGCTGCATCGCGTGGGTTCGCGGACGGCCGTGGAGGATCCAAGAGATCACGAAGGCGCTGTGCGTCGAGCGGATGTCCGCTTCCGTGAGCGAGCCGCAACGTCTTGTAGCGGCGCGCTTCACCGTCAATGGTCCGCACCGAGGGCGGCAGGATGATGTAGCCGCCGTCGCCACGAAAGTCGATTCCCGCTCGCGCCGACTGCCAAGACCTCTGGTCCGAATTGCCCCTCGCAGGGAAGTGCAAGTGCAGGCCGCCCGACGGCGTTTCCACCGCTGCGACCCAGCCATTCACCAGCCCTTCGCGTCGCGCACGCTCCAGCGCGGAGTATCCATCGACAGCGCCATGAATGTCGACATCGACCACGACGAGTCCCGAGGCTGCACCCGTCGGCATCCCAATGTTTGCGGTGGGCATCGCGGTCCACCAGCGCCGCACCAGGTCTGCTTCGGCGCTCGCCGCGTGAAATCCTCCCGCGACAACTGGGCGCTTCCCGCCAGCGGCACATGGGAAGACCGGGATGCCGCTCGCTGCTAACACGAGCGCGCTTCGACCGAGTGGGTCCTCGCGACCCATTCGATCGAGCACCTGCGCGAATGAATCTGCTGCGCTCATCACAGCCCCCGTGAGTCGATCGTTGCCGCGTGCTTCGAGCTGCTCGCGATGGTTGGCGCAGTGTTCGTCCGCGTCGCGGCGGCGGAGTTGGTGCGCCCGGCGGTGCGATCGAGCCCAGGGGAGTGCCATCGCCGATCGTCTGCGTGTCCAGCTGATCGAGGATTTTCATCGCAGTGGCGCGCACTCGTTCCCCGGTCGTGCGCACGATCTCCGCGGGTTCCTGGCCGTCGACGTTTGCGGCCCACGAAGTGACATACGGAAT
Above is a window of Microbacterium suwonense DNA encoding:
- a CDS encoding bifunctional DNA primase/polymerase, whose protein sequence is MALPWARSHRRAHQLRRRDADEHCANHREQLEARGNDRLTGAVMSAADSFAQVLDRMGREDPLGRSALVLAASGIPVFPCAAGGKRPVVAGGFHAASAEADLVRRWWTAMPTANIGMPTGAASGLVVVDVDIHGAVDGYSALERARREGLVNGWVAAVETPSGGLHLHFPARGNSDQRSWQSARAGIDFRGDGGYIILPPSVRTIDGEARRYKTLRLAHGSGHPLDAQRLRDLLDPPRPSANPRDAATDMAPADLTRLASWVSRLQEGERNHGVFWAACKMAEKDIPTGAALDALTAAGATAGLSEREVTTTVRSAYRSVHGRSAQRLPLGAPMTPPHRPRPVTDSRALA